The Epinephelus lanceolatus isolate andai-2023 chromosome 21, ASM4190304v1, whole genome shotgun sequence genome has a segment encoding these proteins:
- the LOC117247306 gene encoding liprin-alpha-3-like isoform X4, whose amino-acid sequence MMMCEVMPTISEDGRSGTGGGPSSPAGAGVGGPGGAMGGGGFSGREARGGGDEGGSTGNLESLMVNMLTERERLLENLRETQDSLGTAQLRLRELGHEKESLQRQLSIALPQEFAVLTKELNVCREQLLEREEEIAELKAERNNTRLLLEHLECLVSRHERSLRMTVVKRQAQSPAGVSSEVEVLKALKSLFEHHKALDEKVRERLRVALERVSMLEDQLAASSQERLPNGPSTGLEDSELERQREGEIERQRAELSQLRERLALMCRQVGEIEEQLAAARREVTKSEEANQKLQREVKEALCQREDMEERITTLERRYLSAQREATSLHDIKDKLENELASKESLHRQSEEKNRQLQERLDEAKQKLQQTLQRAETLPEIEAQLAQRVAALNKAEERHGNFEERLRQMEAQLEEKNQELQRARQREKMNDEHNKRLSDTVDKLLSESNERLQLHLKERMAALEEKNALSEELSNMKKIQDDLLANKEQLLAELERIQLELDQLRGRPGSSYSRAGSVSSLPSTLFRRSLPGSASELRYPQGGGSLPSGYGNSSSGVVVRRTHRGRWGGPRDDSNKYGEWDSGSMLGPGYEGGEGGCSDDEDDRETLFGSELLSPSGQTDVQTLAIMLQEQLEAINKEIKLIQEEKESTELRAEEIESRVSSVALDAPPLPPSSLGGRDSVGRGYMTPSITSSTLASPSPPSSGHSTPRLPHSPARETDRQNSKEGEECRALALIDSSPAVPRALRLDRMTHTHPGAGLDDLREFRSLSADGSTTASQDSLHKASKKKSIKSSIGRLFGKKEKGRIGAPGRESASLASTPSDDLGSADPLGLAKLGTGTVEKDRRSKKKHDLLEEACRQGLPFASWDGPTVVTWLELWVGMPAWYVAACRANVKSGAIMANLSDTEIQREIGISNPLHRLKLRLAIQEMVSLTSPSAPASTRSSTSNIWMTHAEMESLTAATKPEQKEFSWDQILAYGDMNHEWVGNEWLPSLGLPQYRSYFMESLVDARMLDHLTKKELRGQLKMVDSFHRVSLHYGIMCLKRLNYDRKELERRRDESQHQNQDVMVWSNERVMCWVQSIGLKEFADNLLESGVHGALLALDDTFDYTDLALLLQIPNQNTQARQLLEKEYNALISMGTERRPDEDGTKTFTRSPSWRKMFREKDLRGVTSDSSETLPANFRASAISTPSVTLRKVQSEVGPRGESGSVRTYSC is encoded by the exons ATGATGATGTGCGAGGTGATGCCCACCATTTCTGAGGATGGGCGGAGTGGGACTGGAGGGGGACCTTCCTCACCTGCCGGGGCAGGAGTCGGAGGCCCTGGAGGTGCGATGGGCGGAGGAGGCTTCAGTGGGAGAGAGGCCAGGGGCGGAGGAGACGAAGGAGGCAGCACAGGGAACCTGGAGTCGTTAATGGTCAACATGCTGACGGAGAGGGAGAGGCTCCTGGAGAACCTGAGGGAGACACAGGACAGTCTGGGCACGGCTCAGCTCCGCCTCCGTGAGCTGGGCCATGAAAAGGAGTCACTTCAGAGGCAGCTATCCATCGCTCTGCCACAg GAGTTTGCTGTGTTGACTAAAGAGCTGAACGTTTGCCGGGAGCAGCTtctggagagggaggaggagattGCCGAGCTCAAGGCGGAGAGAAACAACACACGT TTGTTGCTGGAACACCTGGAGTGTCTGGTGTCTCGCCATGAGCGCAGTCTGAGGATGACGGTGGTGAAAAGACAAGCCCAGTCCCCGGCGGGGGTCTCCAGTGAGGTGGAAGTCCTCAAGGCCCTCAAGTCTCtgtttgagcaccacaaggcTCTGGATGAGAAG GTGCGAGAGAGACTGCGTGTGGCCCTTGAGAGGGTGTCCATGTTAGAGGACCAACTTGCCGCATCTTCTCAAGAG CGACTACCCAATGGTCCTTCCACTGGTCTGGAGGATAGCGAGCTGGAGAGACAGCGAGAAGGAGAGATAGAGAGGCAGAGAGCTGAACTCTCCCAGCTGAGGGAGAGGCTGGCCCTCATGTGCCGACAG GTTGGGGAAATAGAGGAACAGCTTGCGGCCGCCAGGAGGGAGGTGACGAAGTCGGAGGAGGCCAATCAGAAGCTCCAAAGGGAAGTGAAAGAG GCCCTTTGCCAAAGGGAGGACATGGAGGAAAGGATTACAACACTAGAACGCAG GTACCTCAGCGCCCAGAGGGAGGCGACTTCTCTCCACGATATCAAAGACAAGCTGGAAAATGAGCTGGCCAGCAAGGAATCACtgcacagacag aGTGAAGAGAAGAACAGACAGCTGCAGGAACGTCTGGATGAAGCCAAGCAGAAGCTGCAGCAGACTCTACAGAGGGCAGAGACACTGCCTGAGATCGAGGCCCAGCTTGCCCAAAGGGTTGCTGCTCTCAACAAG GCAGAGGAGCGCCATGGAAACTTTGAGGAGCGACTACGGCAAATGGAAGCTCAGCTGGAGGAGAAGAACCAAGAGCTGCAGAGG GCGAGGCAGAGGGAGAAGATGAATGACGAACACAACAAACGGCTCTCAGACACAGTGGACAAGCTTCTGTCTGAGTCTAATGAGAGACTGCAGCTCCACCTCAAAGAGAGGATGGCAGCACTGGAGGAGAAG AACGCTCTGTCAGAGGAGCTGTCCAATATGAAGAAAATCCAGGATGATCTTCTAGCTAATAAG GAACAGCTCCTTGCTGAGCTGGAGCGAATCCAACTGGAGCTGGATCAGCTGAGAGGCAGGCCAGGCTCTTCTTATTCCAG GGCGGGCAGCGTGAGCTCACTTCCATCCACCCTTTTTCGAAGATCTCTTCCAGGGAGCGCCTCGGAGCTGCGGTACCCCCAGGGTGGAGGCTCGCTCCCGTCCGGCTATGGCAACTCCTCCAGTGGGGTGGTGGTCAGGCGGACGCACCGCGGCCGGTGGGGGGGTCCTAGAGACGACAGTAACAAG TATGGAGAGTGGGACAGTGGATCTATGCTGGGTCCTGGGTATGAGGGTGGGGAAGGAGGCTGCTCTGACGACGAGGACGACAGGGAGACTCTGTTCGGATCGGAGCTGCTGTCTCCCAGCGGACAGACAGATGTACAGACTTTGGCCATCATGCTACAGGAGCAACTGGAGGCCATCAACAAGGAGATTAA GCTGAttcaggaggagaaggagagcacAGAGCTGAGGGCAGAAGAGATTGAGAGCCGAGTTAGCAGCGTGGCCCTTGATGCCCCACCTCTTCCACCCTCCTCGCTGGGAGGACGGGACAGCGTCGGGAGGGGATACATGACtccctccatcacctcctccaCGTTGGCGTCTCCCTCACCGCCCAGTTCTGGACATTCCACCCCACGCTTGCCACATTCCCCTGCCAGGGAGACTGACAGACAG AATAGCAAAGAGGGTGAAGAATGCAGAGCACTTGCCCTCATTGACTCCAGCCCTGCTGTTCCGCGAGCCCTACGACTGGACCGAatgacacacactcacccagGAGCAGGCCTCGATGACCTCCGCGAATTTCGCAG TCTCTCTGCTGATGGTTCCACCACTGCGAGTCAGGACTCCCTCCACAAGGCTAGCAAAAAGAAGAGCATCAAGTCGTCCATCGGTCGCCTCTTTGGCAAAAAGGAAAAGGGGAGGATCGGTGCACCTGGGCGCGAATCTGCCTCACTGG CCTCCACACCCTCTGATGACCTGGGCTCAGCTGACCCGTTAGGCCTGGCGAAACTTGGGACCGGAACAGTGGAGAAAGACCGCCGTAGCAAAAAGAA GCACGACCTGTTAGAGGAAGCCTGTCGTCAAGGTCTGCCCTTCGCCTCGTGGGATGGCCCGACTGTTGTTACGTGGCTTGAG CTGTGGGTAGGGATGCCAGCATGGTATGTGGCAGCATGTCGTGCCAACGTGAAAAGCGGCGCCATCATGGCTAACCTGTCGGACACAGAGATCCAGAGGGAGATCGGCATCAGCAACCCTCTACACAGGCTCAAACTCCGCCTGGCCATCCAGGAAATGGTCTCCCTCACTAGTCCGTCTGCACCTGCAAGCACTCGCTCT TCGACCAGTAATATTTGGATGACACATGCTGAGATGGAGTCTCTAACTGCTGCCACCAAGCCA GAGCAGAAGGAGTTCAGCTGGGACCAG ATCCTGGCCTATGGGGACATGAACCACGAGTGGGTGGGAAACGAATGGCTGCCCAGCCTGGGTCTGCCCCAGTATCGCTCCTACTTCATGGAGTCACTGGTGGACGCCCGTATGCTTGATCACCTCACCAAGAAAGAACTGAGGGGCCAGCTGAAGATGGTAGACAGTTTCCACAG GGTGAGTCTTCACTATGGGATCATGTGCTTGAAGCGCTTGAACTATGACAGGAAGgagctggagaggaggagggatgagaGTCAACACCAGAATCAAG ATGTAATGGTGTGGTCCAATGAACGAGTGATGTGTTGGGTGCAGTCTATCGGTCTCAAAGAGTTTGCAGACAACCTATTAGAAAGCGGGGTGCACGGGGCCCTCCTGGCGCTAGATGACACCTTCGACTACACCGACTTGGCCCTCCTCCTCCAGATACCCAATCAGAACACACAG GCGAGGCAGCTCCTAGAGAAGGAGTACAATGCTCTCATCTCCATGGGAACAGAGAGGAGGCCAGATGAG GACGGCACGAAAACATTTACACGGTCACCATCATGGAGGAAGATGTTCCGAGAGAAGGACCTCCGCGGCGTGACCTCCGACTCCTCAGAAACGTTACCTGCCAACTTCCGTGCCTCCGCCATCTCGACCCCCTCCGTCACCCTGAGAAAAGTCCAGAGTGAAG TAGGTCCGAGAGGAGAGTCGGGGTCCGTGAGAACATATTCCTGCTAA
- the LOC117247306 gene encoding liprin-alpha-3-like isoform X5, with product MMMCEVMPTISEDGRSGTGGGPSSPAGAGVGGPGGAMGGGGFSGREARGGGDEGGSTGNLESLMVNMLTERERLLENLRETQDSLGTAQLRLRELGHEKESLQRQLSIALPQEFAVLTKELNVCREQLLEREEEIAELKAERNNTRLLLEHLECLVSRHERSLRMTVVKRQAQSPAGVSSEVEVLKALKSLFEHHKALDEKVRERLRVALERVSMLEDQLAASSQERLPNGPSTGLEDSELERQREGEIERQRAELSQLRERLALMCRQVGEIEEQLAAARREVTKSEEANQKLQREVKEALCQREDMEERITTLERRYLSAQREATSLHDIKDKLENELASKESLHRQSEEKNRQLQERLDEAKQKLQQTLQRAETLPEIEAQLAQRVAALNKAEERHGNFEERLRQMEAQLEEKNQELQRARQREKMNDEHNKRLSDTVDKLLSESNERLQLHLKERMAALEEKNALSEELSNMKKIQDDLLANKEQLLAELERIQLELDQLRGRPGSSYSRAGSVSSLPSTLFRRSLPGSASELRYPQGGGSLPSGYGNSSSGVVVRRTHRGRWGGPRDDSNKYGEWDSGSMLGPGYEGGEGGCSDDEDDRETLFGSELLSPSGQTDVQTLAIMLQEQLEAINKEIKLIQEEKESTELRAEEIESRVSSVALDAPPLPPSSLGGRDSVGRGYMTPSITSSTLASPSPPSSGHSTPRLPHSPARETDRQNSKEGEECRALALIDSSPAVPRALRLDRMTHTHPGAGLDDLREFRSLSADGSTTASQDSLHKASKKKSIKSSIGRLFGKKEKGRIGAPGRESASLASTPSDDLGSADPLGLAKLGTGTVEKDRRSKKKHDLLEEACRQGLPFASWDGPTVVTWLELWVGMPAWYVAACRANVKSGAIMANLSDTEIQREIGISNPLHRLKLRLAIQEMVSLTSPSAPASTRSSTSNIWMTHAEMESLTAATKPEQKEFSWDQILAYGDMNHEWVGNEWLPSLGLPQYRSYFMESLVDARMLDHLTKKELRGQLKMVDSFHRVSLHYGIMCLKRLNYDRKELERRRDESQHQNQDVMVWSNERVMCWVQSIGLKEFADNLLESGVHGALLALDDTFDYTDLALLLQIPNQNTQARQLLEKEYNALISMGTERRPDEDGTKTFTRSPSWRKMFREKDLRGVTSDSSETLPANFRASAISTPSVTLRKVQSEGPRGESGSVRTYSC from the exons ATGATGATGTGCGAGGTGATGCCCACCATTTCTGAGGATGGGCGGAGTGGGACTGGAGGGGGACCTTCCTCACCTGCCGGGGCAGGAGTCGGAGGCCCTGGAGGTGCGATGGGCGGAGGAGGCTTCAGTGGGAGAGAGGCCAGGGGCGGAGGAGACGAAGGAGGCAGCACAGGGAACCTGGAGTCGTTAATGGTCAACATGCTGACGGAGAGGGAGAGGCTCCTGGAGAACCTGAGGGAGACACAGGACAGTCTGGGCACGGCTCAGCTCCGCCTCCGTGAGCTGGGCCATGAAAAGGAGTCACTTCAGAGGCAGCTATCCATCGCTCTGCCACAg GAGTTTGCTGTGTTGACTAAAGAGCTGAACGTTTGCCGGGAGCAGCTtctggagagggaggaggagattGCCGAGCTCAAGGCGGAGAGAAACAACACACGT TTGTTGCTGGAACACCTGGAGTGTCTGGTGTCTCGCCATGAGCGCAGTCTGAGGATGACGGTGGTGAAAAGACAAGCCCAGTCCCCGGCGGGGGTCTCCAGTGAGGTGGAAGTCCTCAAGGCCCTCAAGTCTCtgtttgagcaccacaaggcTCTGGATGAGAAG GTGCGAGAGAGACTGCGTGTGGCCCTTGAGAGGGTGTCCATGTTAGAGGACCAACTTGCCGCATCTTCTCAAGAG CGACTACCCAATGGTCCTTCCACTGGTCTGGAGGATAGCGAGCTGGAGAGACAGCGAGAAGGAGAGATAGAGAGGCAGAGAGCTGAACTCTCCCAGCTGAGGGAGAGGCTGGCCCTCATGTGCCGACAG GTTGGGGAAATAGAGGAACAGCTTGCGGCCGCCAGGAGGGAGGTGACGAAGTCGGAGGAGGCCAATCAGAAGCTCCAAAGGGAAGTGAAAGAG GCCCTTTGCCAAAGGGAGGACATGGAGGAAAGGATTACAACACTAGAACGCAG GTACCTCAGCGCCCAGAGGGAGGCGACTTCTCTCCACGATATCAAAGACAAGCTGGAAAATGAGCTGGCCAGCAAGGAATCACtgcacagacag aGTGAAGAGAAGAACAGACAGCTGCAGGAACGTCTGGATGAAGCCAAGCAGAAGCTGCAGCAGACTCTACAGAGGGCAGAGACACTGCCTGAGATCGAGGCCCAGCTTGCCCAAAGGGTTGCTGCTCTCAACAAG GCAGAGGAGCGCCATGGAAACTTTGAGGAGCGACTACGGCAAATGGAAGCTCAGCTGGAGGAGAAGAACCAAGAGCTGCAGAGG GCGAGGCAGAGGGAGAAGATGAATGACGAACACAACAAACGGCTCTCAGACACAGTGGACAAGCTTCTGTCTGAGTCTAATGAGAGACTGCAGCTCCACCTCAAAGAGAGGATGGCAGCACTGGAGGAGAAG AACGCTCTGTCAGAGGAGCTGTCCAATATGAAGAAAATCCAGGATGATCTTCTAGCTAATAAG GAACAGCTCCTTGCTGAGCTGGAGCGAATCCAACTGGAGCTGGATCAGCTGAGAGGCAGGCCAGGCTCTTCTTATTCCAG GGCGGGCAGCGTGAGCTCACTTCCATCCACCCTTTTTCGAAGATCTCTTCCAGGGAGCGCCTCGGAGCTGCGGTACCCCCAGGGTGGAGGCTCGCTCCCGTCCGGCTATGGCAACTCCTCCAGTGGGGTGGTGGTCAGGCGGACGCACCGCGGCCGGTGGGGGGGTCCTAGAGACGACAGTAACAAG TATGGAGAGTGGGACAGTGGATCTATGCTGGGTCCTGGGTATGAGGGTGGGGAAGGAGGCTGCTCTGACGACGAGGACGACAGGGAGACTCTGTTCGGATCGGAGCTGCTGTCTCCCAGCGGACAGACAGATGTACAGACTTTGGCCATCATGCTACAGGAGCAACTGGAGGCCATCAACAAGGAGATTAA GCTGAttcaggaggagaaggagagcacAGAGCTGAGGGCAGAAGAGATTGAGAGCCGAGTTAGCAGCGTGGCCCTTGATGCCCCACCTCTTCCACCCTCCTCGCTGGGAGGACGGGACAGCGTCGGGAGGGGATACATGACtccctccatcacctcctccaCGTTGGCGTCTCCCTCACCGCCCAGTTCTGGACATTCCACCCCACGCTTGCCACATTCCCCTGCCAGGGAGACTGACAGACAG AATAGCAAAGAGGGTGAAGAATGCAGAGCACTTGCCCTCATTGACTCCAGCCCTGCTGTTCCGCGAGCCCTACGACTGGACCGAatgacacacactcacccagGAGCAGGCCTCGATGACCTCCGCGAATTTCGCAG TCTCTCTGCTGATGGTTCCACCACTGCGAGTCAGGACTCCCTCCACAAGGCTAGCAAAAAGAAGAGCATCAAGTCGTCCATCGGTCGCCTCTTTGGCAAAAAGGAAAAGGGGAGGATCGGTGCACCTGGGCGCGAATCTGCCTCACTGG CCTCCACACCCTCTGATGACCTGGGCTCAGCTGACCCGTTAGGCCTGGCGAAACTTGGGACCGGAACAGTGGAGAAAGACCGCCGTAGCAAAAAGAA GCACGACCTGTTAGAGGAAGCCTGTCGTCAAGGTCTGCCCTTCGCCTCGTGGGATGGCCCGACTGTTGTTACGTGGCTTGAG CTGTGGGTAGGGATGCCAGCATGGTATGTGGCAGCATGTCGTGCCAACGTGAAAAGCGGCGCCATCATGGCTAACCTGTCGGACACAGAGATCCAGAGGGAGATCGGCATCAGCAACCCTCTACACAGGCTCAAACTCCGCCTGGCCATCCAGGAAATGGTCTCCCTCACTAGTCCGTCTGCACCTGCAAGCACTCGCTCT TCGACCAGTAATATTTGGATGACACATGCTGAGATGGAGTCTCTAACTGCTGCCACCAAGCCA GAGCAGAAGGAGTTCAGCTGGGACCAG ATCCTGGCCTATGGGGACATGAACCACGAGTGGGTGGGAAACGAATGGCTGCCCAGCCTGGGTCTGCCCCAGTATCGCTCCTACTTCATGGAGTCACTGGTGGACGCCCGTATGCTTGATCACCTCACCAAGAAAGAACTGAGGGGCCAGCTGAAGATGGTAGACAGTTTCCACAG GGTGAGTCTTCACTATGGGATCATGTGCTTGAAGCGCTTGAACTATGACAGGAAGgagctggagaggaggagggatgagaGTCAACACCAGAATCAAG ATGTAATGGTGTGGTCCAATGAACGAGTGATGTGTTGGGTGCAGTCTATCGGTCTCAAAGAGTTTGCAGACAACCTATTAGAAAGCGGGGTGCACGGGGCCCTCCTGGCGCTAGATGACACCTTCGACTACACCGACTTGGCCCTCCTCCTCCAGATACCCAATCAGAACACACAG GCGAGGCAGCTCCTAGAGAAGGAGTACAATGCTCTCATCTCCATGGGAACAGAGAGGAGGCCAGATGAG GACGGCACGAAAACATTTACACGGTCACCATCATGGAGGAAGATGTTCCGAGAGAAGGACCTCCGCGGCGTGACCTCCGACTCCTCAGAAACGTTACCTGCCAACTTCCGTGCCTCCGCCATCTCGACCCCCTCCGTCACCCTGAGAAAAGTCCAGAGTGAAG GTCCGAGAGGAGAGTCGGGGTCCGTGAGAACATATTCCTGCTAA